The Phormidium sp. PBR-2020 DNA segment CATTAATCTTTTTGTTATTCATAAAACTGTTTCCTTATGAAGCAGAGTTAAGTATCTATTTTACATCTAATACCAATTTTCAGAAGTCATGCCATAGATGTCTGTAGGGGCGAACGGCTGTTCGCCCTCCTCGGTGTCAGATGTCTGGCACGCTTATTGAAAAATGGTATAATTATACTAGATAGATTGGCTTTCTAGCAAGTACAATTTGTTTGAGATTCACCCCTAGGCTCGTTGTTACAGTTGAGAAACCGTAACACTGTATTCTCTATAAACAGAGCAAATAATTGCCAGGTGTTCTAAATTTTTTCAAACCAAGCCGTATCAATTTCTACTGACTCAATCATCGTAATTCTGACCCCTAGCCTCAATTCTTTCAGCCGTTCAACTAATTGCTTACCATCAATTAAATCAATAGGTGGCGCACCATCTCGGGTTGCTTCCTTAGCAGCATCTCGTGTAAATGTACCCGTTGTTACAAACAGTCCCTTATCGGTACGCCCTTGCATCGCTCCCCGAAAATCGCGAATCTGGCCCGCTGTTACTGAACCCTGGTAACGCTTACATTGAAAGAGGACATGAAAGCTCAAGAAACCGTTAATCCGGGCAATACCAACCCCATCAATGCCCCCATCCCCAGATTTGCCTGTGATTTGCACTTGGATAAAACCAGACTCCCGGAGTAGACGTTGCACCAAGCGCTCGAATGCAGCAGGTTCAAGACCTAACAACATTTTATGTAACTGTTGATGCCATTCGAGTTCTTCGGAGTTTTCGTCAATAGCTTCTATTGTTGAATCTGAAGCATCAACTTTATTTTTGTTAGCGTCTCGAACCGCCTTGACAATTTCTTGTGTGTCAAGGTACTCAAAATCAGTAGAAGTTGATAATAATGACCATACCCCCCGTGATGAATTTTCCAAAAGTCCATATTTTTTCAGGTAGGTACGACTCCAACCGAGGCGATACTCCACTTCACTGGTTGAGGTTGTTCCATGGGGAATTTCGAGAACTTGATCCGGCAGGTTGAGGATTTGCACCACCTGCTCATAAATTTCTTGAACCGTGCCGGAACCTCCCAAATTTTTTAATGCCTGTAGTGTGGGGATAAGCATTACATCAAATTTAGGAACTGAGGAACTTGAGCGGTTTATACTCATAAGCTATTTGATGGCTGCCAGGATTCTGGTGCTTTGTGTCTCCTAGATTGTTTCTTGACTTGAATTTTTTATATGATCTACATCAATATATTAACCAAGAACTTCATATAATTTTCTGAGAATAAATTTAAAAAATTAAGCAGCAGAGCCGCTAAAAAGCTGCGCCACGGCTTCAGCCAGGGCGCGAGATGGGAGATAGAGAGCCATGGCGCAAGATAAACAGCAATGACTTAACCCTTTTCAACTCCCGTAATTGGGTCAGCATTGGGGTCTGGAAGGGGTTTTTGTACCGAAATATCCGACGACCAGTTCTCCGAATCTGAAGCCTTCGATCGCGATCGCGATACCTGTTGCACCCGTCGCTCTTGTAACTGGGTCAACTCCTGCTGATACAGCGCAAAAATCCGTCCCAAACTCACCGCCAAGGCATCCCAACTCTCATCATGAGTCAGTTTACTAGCAATCCCCTGTAACATCTCCTGCTGGTCATTCTTCTGCACATAGCGTTTCAAACGAGCGCCATCCTTCGACAACGCCGCCTGATAAATCTCGCCATCGCACCACCATAACCCCGGCTGGTTCAAGAGCCAGGTTAATAAATACCCCTCAGGATATTGCTCTCGGACCCATGCGGCTAAATGCTGGAGTTCTTTCATCGCCTCACCTTGATTCACGTTAAATGCATTAATTAATTGGTCGGGTTGCTCAAAACGATAGGTATCTTCAATCTGAATCATGGGATTATGACTCACATGGATGTGGGTTGAAGGACTCGGGTCAGGGACGGTCGACGGCCTCGGGGGGTCGGGGTGCTGACGTTTCACAGTGCTGATAACTTAACAATACGACTTCACAACGGGACGAAGCTGAACACCATGGACGAAAACCGTAGCGGGGTCAGGCTAACCCGACAACGGCTCACCATCCAATCCCAGGTTACCCCGAACAGGAGCGAACCTGAGTCAACAGCCGCACCATATCATCGATCGCCCCCCGTTGGTCACTGGCCGATCGCGTGGATTGATTGACCATAATTGAAAAGGTCAGGGTTCCATACTCGGGATGCTCCAAATACCCCGACAACGCTGAAACCCCCGCAATCGTCCCTGTTTTGGCCTGAATCGCCACCGGACTATCCCCCAGACGATTTCGCAACGTCCCCGACTCCCCCGCCACCGGGAGCGAGGCCCGATAGAGATTCCCATGGGGACTCCTCGCCATCCCCTGTAACGTCTGCACCAACGCCTGAGGACTCACCCAGTTCACCCGAGATAACCCCGAGCCATCATTCGCCTCAAACAGCTCCTCATCAACCCCCAATTGGCCCAACACCTGACTCAGCACCCGCAGTCCCCGTTCAGCGGCCGAGGGAGTTCTCCCCGAGGAATCCTCCTCCGACAATAGCTCTGAGGAAGCCGTGACTCCCAACCAACGCAACAACACCTCGGCATAGAGATTATCACTGACCCGATTGGTTCGTTCCACCAAACTCCCCAGGGAGGGAGAATCCACCGCTGCAATTTCCCCAGCCTTCATTAACTGGGGAACCTCCGTAATCCGGCGACTTCCCACCGGCAACCCCTGAGCTTCCAACTGGCGTCTAAATTGCTCTAAAAAGGCTTGATTGGGATACACCTGCGCCACAGAAACCGGCGCAGGGTCAGATCCTGCCACCAAGTCCCCCTCAATCGTAATAATCGGGTCCCCAAACCCCCGTCCCAACCGCAGCCATTCCGACTCCCCAGCCGCCACCGTTCGCGAGCGATTATCTAACCACCAACGACCCGGAGCGCCATCCTCCTCCCGTTCCCATTCCACCCGCAACGGCTCACCAACGGCCTGAGGATGTAGGGTAAAGGGGATTTCATTGCGATCGACAATGGCACTATTGGCCGGTGCGCCATACCCCACCTGAACATCTTGCCATTGCCACCGGGGATTAATCGCCTCCCCCGGAAAATAACTGGCATCGAGCCAGAGTTCTCCAACGGAAGTCAGTCCCGTGGCCGCTACCTGTTGCGCCAACTCTCCTAAATCTTCATGGGTTAGGGTTGGGTCTCCTCGGCCAACAATCTGCAAGCCGTTCTCAGTGCGGTAGACCGAGGTGCGAACCCGATAATCGGGGCCGAGATGGGTTAAGGCGGCGGCGGTGGTGAGGAGTTTGACGTTAGATGCGGGCAAAAAATACTGTTGCGCTTCCCGACTGTAGAGAGTCCGATCGCCCTCTAGAGACTGCACTAAAATCCCCCAACGAGACCCTGGCGCATGATTGAGGCGAATGGCATCTAGGGCCTCAGCTAACTCTCCCTGACAAATTCGCCCCGGTTCCTCCTGAGCCAAACCCCGCTGTCCAGGGAATTCCAGGACTCCCACCATGACCATGGCGGCGATCGCCCCGACAAGCGTTCCCGACCGACTGTAAGTCATCCTCATCGTTTACCCCGAACCCCTACGAGACGAAACCGATCCAACATGATATCATAGTCGGCATAACTTAAAGCATATGTCCTATCAGTCTCCGGGGGAGTAACACAAGTATGAAACGGTTGAACAAGATACTCGCAATTACCATGGGAACCGCTAGTTTGGTTCTGGGACAGGCCGTCTTGAGTACTAGCTCATCCCTGTTCCCTCGTGCTGAGACCACCTCAGGGCGCGCGATGGTCAATGCTAGCCCCATCACCTACGTTCCCCCCAATCGCGGCCGTCCTCAACAAACCCAAGGAACCGGTTCCCGTGGCTGTGAAGCCATCAGCGAGGAGAAGGGCGATGCCATCGAAGTGACTCTGGTGACCCCCACCAACCATACCGCCTACACCGTCTCGGAACGACCGGTCTTCTACTGGCTCGCCGGACATACCGTCAACCGTCCCGTTGAGTTTACCCTCGTTGAAGATGGCAACCCCAACCCCATTTATGTGCGGCGACTTGACCGCCTTGAGGCTGGCATGAATCAAGTTGTCATCGACTCTGAACAAGCCTTAGAAGTGGGTAAAACCTATCGTTGGACTGTTTCCGTCATTTGCAACCCCCAACGACGTTCTGCGGACATATTCGCCCAAGGT contains these protein-coding regions:
- the dacB gene encoding D-alanyl-D-alanine carboxypeptidase/D-alanyl-D-alanine-endopeptidase, whose protein sequence is MTYSRSGTLVGAIAAMVMVGVLEFPGQRGLAQEEPGRICQGELAEALDAIRLNHAPGSRWGILVQSLEGDRTLYSREAQQYFLPASNVKLLTTAAALTHLGPDYRVRTSVYRTENGLQIVGRGDPTLTHEDLGELAQQVAATGLTSVGELWLDASYFPGEAINPRWQWQDVQVGYGAPANSAIVDRNEIPFTLHPQAVGEPLRVEWEREEDGAPGRWWLDNRSRTVAAGESEWLRLGRGFGDPIITIEGDLVAGSDPAPVSVAQVYPNQAFLEQFRRQLEAQGLPVGSRRITEVPQLMKAGEIAAVDSPSLGSLVERTNRVSDNLYAEVLLRWLGVTASSELLSEEDSSGRTPSAAERGLRVLSQVLGQLGVDEELFEANDGSGLSRVNWVSPQALVQTLQGMARSPHGNLYRASLPVAGESGTLRNRLGDSPVAIQAKTGTIAGVSALSGYLEHPEYGTLTFSIMVNQSTRSASDQRGAIDDMVRLLTQVRSCSG
- a CDS encoding restriction endonuclease, which translates into the protein MNRSSSSVPKFDVMLIPTLQALKNLGGSGTVQEIYEQVVQILNLPDQVLEIPHGTTSTSEVEYRLGWSRTYLKKYGLLENSSRGVWSLLSTSTDFEYLDTQEIVKAVRDANKNKVDASDSTIEAIDENSEELEWHQQLHKMLLGLEPAAFERLVQRLLRESGFIQVQITGKSGDGGIDGVGIARINGFLSFHVLFQCKRYQGSVTAGQIRDFRGAMQGRTDKGLFVTTGTFTRDAAKEATRDGAPPIDLIDGKQLVERLKELRLGVRITMIESVEIDTAWFEKI
- a CDS encoding DUF928 domain-containing protein; its protein translation is MKRLNKILAITMGTASLVLGQAVLSTSSSLFPRAETTSGRAMVNASPITYVPPNRGRPQQTQGTGSRGCEAISEEKGDAIEVTLVTPTNHTAYTVSERPVFYWLAGHTVNRPVEFTLVEDGNPNPIYVRRLDRLEAGMNQVVIDSEQALEVGKTYRWTVSVICNPQRRSADIFAQGWVERVAISDELQSQLDSATTPEEIAQAYAGSGIWLDALAHLSSDSDRLEAFEAELENSAILSEQDETTVQN